A region from the Salifodinibacter halophilus genome encodes:
- a CDS encoding 4-hydroxy-tetrahydrodipicolinate synthase gives MVALVTPMHADGSVDWNALERLINWHIESGTDGIVSVGTTGESATLGFNEHDELIGRTVEIVDNRVPVIAGTGGNATDEAIRLTRQAKRVGADACLLVTPYYNKPTQEGLYRHFHTIAMAVDIPQVLYNVPSRTGVDMLPETVARLAEIDNVVALKEAKGSLDRIHELIKTLGEDVAIFSGDDGTAMETMLVGGKGNISVTANVAPQKMHEMCQAAVAGERERAEALDAELAKLNSALFLEPNPVAVKWALAELGYMEPGIRLPMTPLAEHFHDTVRDALADFGLSPAGA, from the coding sequence ATGGTGGCGCTGGTCACGCCGATGCACGCTGACGGCAGCGTCGACTGGAATGCGCTCGAGCGCTTAATCAACTGGCACATCGAGTCCGGCACCGACGGTATCGTCTCGGTTGGAACGACCGGCGAGTCCGCCACGCTTGGCTTCAACGAACACGATGAGTTGATCGGGCGGACCGTGGAAATCGTTGACAATCGCGTGCCGGTGATCGCCGGTACTGGTGGCAATGCCACCGATGAGGCTATTCGTTTGACGCGCCAAGCCAAGCGAGTTGGAGCCGATGCGTGTCTGCTGGTTACGCCGTACTACAATAAGCCAACCCAGGAAGGCTTGTATCGGCATTTTCACACCATCGCCATGGCCGTGGACATCCCGCAGGTGTTGTATAACGTTCCGAGTCGCACCGGGGTCGATATGCTGCCCGAGACCGTGGCGCGCTTGGCCGAAATCGATAACGTGGTGGCATTGAAGGAAGCCAAGGGCTCGCTCGACCGCATCCACGAGTTGATTAAAACCCTGGGCGAAGATGTTGCAATCTTCTCGGGCGATGACGGCACCGCCATGGAAACCATGCTGGTCGGCGGTAAGGGCAATATATCGGTGACAGCCAATGTCGCGCCCCAGAAAATGCATGAAATGTGTCAAGCCGCCGTGGCTGGTGAACGCGAGCGCGCCGAAGCACTCGACGCCGAGCTGGCGAAATTGAACAGTGCTCTGTTTCTGGAGCCCAACCCCGTAGCTGTGAAATGGGCACTGGCAGAACTCGGCTATATGGAGCCGGGCATTCGTCTGCCGATGACACCGCTGGCCGAACATTTTCACGATACGGTGCGCGACGCGCTCGCCGACTTCGGGTTAAGCCCGGCCGGTGCCTGA
- a CDS encoding NAD(P)-dependent alcohol dehydrogenase, translating into MSEARAYGAQSQASNLAPLTIDRREPRPDDVAIDILYCGVCHTDIHFAQNDWGVTEYPVVPGHEIIGRVSETGSEVTQFKAGDIVGVGCMVDSCRGCEACERGLEQYCRSGMTPTYNGHDPHDGSTTYGGYSEAVVVSQRFVVRVPEKLDTAAAAPLLCAGITTYSPLVHYGVKPGHKVGVVGMGGLGHMGIKFARALGAEVTVFTRSESKVAEATSQGAHHVVISSDDDQMANIAGQLDYVLDTVPVPHDVNPYLNALTFDGIHILVGLLDAVDPELQGANLVGNRRVLAGSLIGGMPETQEMMDFCADNDITCDIEMLDINNINHAYERIKQSDIKYRFVIDMHSLKQ; encoded by the coding sequence ATGAGCGAAGCACGCGCTTACGGTGCACAATCTCAGGCTTCAAACCTCGCCCCATTGACGATCGACCGGCGCGAACCGCGGCCGGACGACGTTGCCATCGACATTCTCTACTGCGGTGTCTGTCACACCGATATCCACTTCGCACAAAACGACTGGGGTGTCACCGAATATCCAGTCGTGCCAGGTCACGAGATTATCGGCCGTGTAAGCGAGACCGGCAGCGAAGTAACGCAGTTCAAGGCCGGCGATATCGTGGGTGTCGGCTGCATGGTCGATTCGTGCCGCGGCTGCGAAGCCTGTGAACGCGGCTTGGAGCAATATTGCCGCAGCGGCATGACCCCGACCTATAACGGCCACGACCCGCATGACGGCAGTACCACTTACGGCGGCTACTCCGAAGCGGTGGTCGTCAGTCAACGCTTTGTTGTCCGGGTGCCGGAAAAACTCGATACCGCAGCCGCCGCCCCCCTGCTCTGCGCTGGCATCACGACCTATTCACCATTGGTGCATTACGGCGTCAAACCTGGGCATAAAGTCGGCGTCGTCGGCATGGGCGGCCTCGGTCATATGGGCATCAAATTCGCCCGCGCACTCGGTGCTGAAGTCACGGTGTTCACGCGCTCCGAAAGCAAGGTCGCAGAAGCGACCAGTCAGGGCGCGCATCACGTCGTGATTTCCAGCGACGACGACCAAATGGCCAACATTGCCGGCCAACTCGACTATGTGCTGGACACCGTGCCGGTACCGCACGACGTCAATCCGTATCTGAATGCACTGACATTCGACGGCATCCACATCCTCGTCGGCCTGCTCGATGCCGTCGATCCGGAGTTGCAGGGTGCCAACCTTGTCGGCAATCGACGCGTGCTGGCTGGTTCATTGATCGGCGGCATGCCGGAAACCCAGGAAATGATGGATTTCTGCGCCGACAACGACATCACCTGCGATATCGAGATGTTGGACATCAATAACATCAACCACGCCTACGAGCGCATCAAACAAAGCGATATCAAATATCGTTTCGTGATCGATATGCACTCGTTAAAACAGTAG
- a CDS encoding TOBE domain-containing protein gives MTTLDRTHEIAGDLRIGGSDSPIGSQRIALLEQIAATGSLAAAARAVGLSYKGAWDAVHAMNNLSDNALVVAATGGTGGGGSHLSARGEQLVRVYRAAAEEQKRFIARLNQRIDFLQSDLDLVGRLAMQTSARNQFYGHVVSVTRGAVNAEVMLELSGGAQLAATITNASADNLAIDNETRLIALIKASEIILAAGHTPAVSLSTRNQLTGTVTTITRDNVNAEIVLQLAGNNTIAAVITRSSADTMGLAEGEAATAFFKASSVILAQCE, from the coding sequence GTGACCACGCTCGACAGAACACACGAGATTGCCGGTGACCTGCGCATCGGCGGATCCGATTCGCCGATCGGCAGCCAGCGTATCGCTTTGCTGGAACAGATCGCAGCAACCGGCTCACTGGCCGCTGCGGCGCGTGCAGTAGGGCTCAGTTACAAGGGAGCTTGGGACGCCGTACACGCCATGAACAATCTCTCAGACAACGCGCTGGTCGTCGCCGCCACCGGCGGCACTGGCGGCGGCGGCAGTCACTTAAGCGCACGTGGCGAACAACTCGTGCGCGTCTATCGAGCGGCGGCCGAGGAACAGAAACGATTCATCGCGCGGCTCAATCAACGAATAGACTTTCTTCAAAGTGATCTGGACCTGGTGGGACGACTCGCAATGCAAACCAGTGCCCGCAACCAATTCTACGGCCACGTCGTATCGGTCACGCGCGGTGCCGTCAACGCCGAGGTGATGCTCGAGCTGTCCGGCGGCGCACAACTGGCCGCCACCATCACCAACGCCAGCGCCGACAACCTAGCGATCGACAACGAAACGCGATTGATCGCACTCATCAAAGCAAGCGAAATCATCCTTGCCGCCGGCCATACACCGGCAGTGTCACTATCCACGCGCAACCAATTAACCGGCACGGTCACCACGATCACACGCGATAACGTCAACGCCGAAATCGTGTTGCAACTCGCCGGCAACAATACGATCGCCGCCGTGATTACACGTTCGAGTGCCGACACAATGGGCCTCGCCGAAGGCGAGGCCGCGACGGCGTTTTTCAAAGCATCGAGCGTAATCCTCGCCCAATGTGAATAA
- a CDS encoding NAD-dependent epimerase: MRILVTGAAGFVGFYVAWQLLERGDTVIGVDSLNDYYDPKLKRARLARLEQKPGFVSEVIDLADHEAVTRVFAENGCDRVAHMAAQAGVRYSIENPQAYVDSNVTGTLNILEGCRHHGVEHLVYASTSSVYGASTDMPFSPHGDADHPLAIYAATKRTGELMAHAYAHLFGVPSTGLRFFTVYGPWGRPDMAPIHFASKMVAGESIPVFNEGRHRRDFTYIDDIAEGVVRAIDQTATPNPNWSSDAPDPGSSNVPWRIYNIGNGESVALMHFIECLESSLGITAAKDYQPMQPGDVEATHADVSDLFEAVGYRPQVGVAEGVQRFVDWYRDYYRV, from the coding sequence ATGCGAATTCTGGTCACCGGCGCGGCCGGCTTCGTCGGGTTTTACGTAGCTTGGCAACTACTCGAACGCGGTGACACAGTCATCGGTGTCGACAGCCTGAATGACTATTACGATCCGAAATTAAAGCGCGCGCGGCTGGCTCGGCTCGAACAAAAGCCGGGGTTTGTCAGCGAGGTGATCGATCTGGCCGATCATGAGGCGGTGACCCGGGTATTTGCCGAAAACGGTTGCGATCGTGTCGCGCACATGGCGGCCCAGGCTGGAGTGCGCTACTCGATCGAGAATCCTCAGGCCTATGTCGATAGTAACGTTACCGGTACGCTTAATATTCTGGAAGGCTGTCGCCATCACGGCGTTGAGCATTTGGTTTATGCGTCGACCAGCTCGGTCTATGGCGCCTCCACCGACATGCCGTTTTCGCCGCACGGCGATGCCGACCATCCGCTCGCGATCTACGCTGCGACCAAACGCACGGGTGAGCTGATGGCCCATGCTTATGCGCATTTATTCGGGGTGCCCAGCACCGGTCTGCGTTTTTTCACTGTCTATGGCCCGTGGGGCCGGCCGGATATGGCGCCGATTCATTTTGCGTCGAAAATGGTCGCTGGTGAGTCAATCCCCGTGTTCAACGAAGGCCGCCACAGGCGTGATTTCACCTACATCGACGATATCGCTGAAGGCGTGGTTCGTGCGATCGACCAAACGGCGACGCCGAATCCGAATTGGTCAAGTGATGCGCCCGATCCGGGATCCAGTAATGTCCCGTGGCGGATTTACAACATCGGCAACGGCGAATCTGTGGCGTTGATGCACTTTATCGAGTGCCTGGAATCTAGCCTTGGTATAACCGCCGCTAAGGATTATCAGCCGATGCAGCCGGGCGACGTTGAAGCCACTCATGCCGATGTCTCGGATTTGTTCGAGGCCGTTGGATATCGGCCGCAGGTGGGGGTCGCCGAAGGTGTGCAGCGCTTTGTCGATTGGTATCGCGATTATTATCGGGTGTAG
- a CDS encoding PhoH family protein: MHDPSALFRFEEHDLFIPMVVLEELDGGKKGVSEVARNVRQVNRFLDDLMAATNTASIEQGLALNAINPVINGDTTPHASGRIRFETRSPETALPTLLPGNKPDNSILLSALALQQAAVETDVVLISKDINLRIKAAVVGVAAEDYANDKVLEDLDLLYTGYTRLPDNFWDMHADDLSSWQDATGTWYRIESDDLSDWHLNELLHFERPNDPELITREIGDGAATLELADDYRPGKRAVWGMHARNREQNFAFNLLMDPEIDFVTLLGSAGTGKTLITLAAALAQVLDADRYSEIIMTRVTVPVGDDIGFLPGTEEEKMTPWMGALMDNLEVLTGREESSGWERAATQELLSNRIKIRSVNFMRGRTFFERFVILDEAQNLTPKQMKTLITRAGPGTKFVCLGNLAQIDTPYLTATSSGLTYVVDRFRNWPHAGHVTLARGERSRLADYASSQL; the protein is encoded by the coding sequence ATGCACGATCCGAGTGCCTTGTTTCGGTTCGAAGAACACGATCTCTTCATCCCCATGGTCGTGCTCGAGGAGCTCGACGGCGGCAAAAAAGGGGTCTCCGAAGTCGCGCGCAACGTCCGCCAGGTCAACCGCTTCCTCGACGACTTAATGGCGGCCACCAATACGGCGTCGATCGAACAAGGCCTCGCGCTAAACGCCATCAACCCGGTCATCAACGGCGATACGACGCCACATGCCAGCGGCCGAATACGCTTCGAAACCCGCTCACCAGAAACGGCGCTGCCGACGCTTTTGCCCGGCAACAAACCGGACAATTCGATCCTGCTAAGCGCACTAGCGCTGCAACAGGCCGCGGTCGAGACCGACGTGGTGTTGATCTCGAAGGATATTAACCTGCGGATCAAAGCCGCGGTGGTCGGGGTTGCAGCCGAGGACTACGCCAACGACAAGGTCTTGGAAGACCTCGACCTGCTGTATACCGGCTATACCCGGCTGCCGGATAACTTCTGGGACATGCACGCCGACGATCTATCGTCGTGGCAGGACGCAACCGGCACCTGGTATCGCATCGAATCCGACGATCTGTCCGACTGGCACCTCAACGAACTGCTGCATTTCGAGCGCCCCAACGATCCGGAGTTGATCACCCGCGAGATCGGCGACGGCGCCGCGACACTCGAACTCGCCGACGACTATCGCCCGGGCAAACGCGCGGTCTGGGGCATGCATGCGCGCAACCGCGAGCAGAATTTCGCATTCAATCTGCTGATGGATCCGGAAATCGATTTCGTGACATTGCTGGGCTCGGCCGGCACCGGTAAGACGCTGATCACCCTGGCCGCAGCTCTGGCCCAGGTCTTGGACGCGGACCGCTACAGCGAAATCATCATGACCCGTGTGACCGTACCCGTGGGTGACGATATCGGCTTTCTACCCGGAACCGAAGAAGAGAAGATGACGCCCTGGATGGGCGCACTCATGGACAATCTTGAAGTGCTGACCGGTCGCGAGGAATCCAGCGGCTGGGAGCGCGCCGCGACTCAGGAGCTGCTTTCGAACCGGATCAAGATCCGCTCGGTCAACTTTATGCGCGGACGCACGTTCTTCGAGCGCTTTGTCATCCTCGACGAAGCCCAGAATTTAACGCCGAAACAAATGAAGACCTTGATCACCCGAGCTGGGCCGGGCACCAAATTCGTATGTCTTGGCAACCTCGCCCAGATCGACACCCCCTATCTCACCGCAACCAGCTCCGGGCTCACCTACGTCGTCGACCGGTTCCGCAACTGGCCCCACGCCGGCCATGTCACCCTCGCCCGGGGCGAACGGTCGCGCTTGGCCGACTACGCCTCGAGTCAACTCTAG
- a CDS encoding amino acid-binding protein has product MADTKKYLSIVAMGPARETLLTELLTAISQRGCAIDDFRIMPVGDQTVVTILAVGNWSEIAKMESALPGLGDSLGLAIQSNTAARRPSTTDCRPYAADIVAPDQDNLLVSLSRFFNDYGVRTTELTAQTYRSSLTGAAMCSLHFTLEVPTIQHPQSLRDAFMDLCDELFADGVLDPIKH; this is encoded by the coding sequence ATGGCCGACACCAAAAAATATCTGTCGATCGTTGCAATGGGCCCCGCCCGGGAAACGCTGCTGACCGAACTACTCACTGCCATCAGTCAACGCGGCTGCGCGATCGACGATTTCCGCATCATGCCAGTCGGCGACCAGACCGTGGTCACGATCCTTGCGGTTGGCAACTGGAGCGAGATCGCCAAAATGGAGTCAGCGCTGCCGGGGCTGGGCGATTCACTCGGGCTTGCCATTCAGTCAAATACAGCAGCCCGGCGACCGAGCACCACCGACTGCCGGCCGTACGCGGCAGATATTGTCGCGCCCGATCAGGACAACCTGCTAGTGTCGTTGTCGCGTTTTTTCAATGACTACGGCGTGCGAACCACGGAATTGACAGCCCAAACCTACCGCTCGTCACTTACCGGAGCGGCTATGTGCAGTCTGCATTTCACGCTCGAAGTACCGACCATTCAACACCCGCAAAGCCTGCGTGACGCGTTCATGGATCTTTGCGACGAACTATTTGCCGACGGCGTGCTCGATCCCATCAAGCACTGA
- a CDS encoding peroxiredoxin, whose product MAIELDRPAPDFSAPATDNQTLALADFAGQYLVLYFYPRDNTPGCTQEGEAFRDLYPKFQAEGAEIVGVSRDSVRKHENFRAKHEFPFALISDADETMCQDYDVLKEKKLYGRQHIGIERSTFIIGPDGVLRRMWRDVKVPDHADAVLSAVHNLNTECTATD is encoded by the coding sequence ATGGCAATCGAACTCGACCGGCCCGCGCCGGATTTCTCCGCGCCCGCGACCGATAATCAAACGCTCGCGCTCGCCGATTTCGCTGGACAATATCTCGTGCTGTACTTCTACCCGCGCGATAATACGCCGGGCTGCACGCAGGAAGGCGAAGCATTTCGCGATCTCTACCCGAAGTTTCAGGCGGAAGGCGCTGAGATCGTCGGCGTCTCGCGCGACTCGGTTCGCAAGCACGAAAACTTTCGGGCCAAACACGAATTTCCGTTCGCGCTAATCAGCGACGCCGACGAAACCATGTGCCAGGATTACGACGTCCTGAAAGAGAAAAAACTCTACGGCCGGCAACACATCGGCATCGAGCGTTCGACGTTTATCATCGGCCCCGACGGCGTCCTTCGCCGGATGTGGCGGGATGTCAAAGTTCCCGACCACGCCGACGCCGTACTGAGCGCCGTGCACAACTTGAACACCGAGTGCACAGCAACCGATTAA
- a CDS encoding extracellular solute-binding protein: MRAGQVLALLVFVSAQFFPITAASDTVKVLYAGSLAHVMQKAIRPAFEKATGDQFQGFAAGSSKLASEIKGGIRHGDVFISAHPSVNRQLLGSGDAGYIDWYATFMKSPLVIGYNPKSHFSNALQSQPWYRVLTRPGVKAGRTDPQLDPKGELTVKAARQIATKKNQPKLEQQLLERAKVYPEQDLIGRLQSGQIDAGFFYAGEAAAADIPTVTIEPAHIGARYTITILDHAPHKAAASAFINFLLSKQGKRILRNNGFNLIQPPSISGDKSAMPSLNSVPATR; encoded by the coding sequence ATGCGCGCGGGCCAAGTACTGGCCTTGCTCGTGTTCGTGAGCGCGCAGTTTTTCCCTATTACCGCTGCGTCGGACACGGTCAAAGTTCTCTACGCAGGCTCACTGGCCCACGTCATGCAGAAAGCCATTCGCCCCGCATTCGAAAAAGCGACTGGTGATCAATTTCAAGGGTTCGCCGCCGGATCGAGCAAACTGGCCAGCGAAATCAAGGGCGGCATACGCCACGGCGACGTATTCATCAGCGCCCACCCATCGGTCAATCGGCAATTGCTGGGTAGCGGCGACGCCGGCTACATCGACTGGTACGCCACTTTCATGAAATCGCCGCTGGTCATTGGTTATAACCCAAAGAGCCATTTCTCAAACGCGCTGCAATCACAGCCGTGGTATCGAGTCTTAACCCGCCCCGGCGTAAAAGCCGGGCGCACCGATCCGCAACTCGACCCCAAAGGCGAGCTGACCGTCAAAGCGGCCCGGCAAATCGCGACCAAGAAAAACCAACCCAAACTGGAACAACAACTACTCGAGCGCGCAAAGGTTTATCCAGAGCAGGATCTAATCGGCCGCCTGCAATCCGGCCAGATTGATGCCGGTTTTTTCTATGCCGGCGAAGCAGCCGCTGCTGATATTCCGACGGTGACCATCGAGCCAGCACACATCGGTGCACGCTATACGATCACAATCTTGGACCACGCACCACACAAGGCCGCCGCTTCGGCGTTCATCAACTTCCTGCTCAGCAAACAGGGTAAACGGATACTTCGGAACAACGGCTTTAACTTGATTCAACCGCCTTCCATTAGCGGCGATAAATCGGCCATGCCCTCGCTGAACAGCGTGCCAGCCACGAGATAA
- a CDS encoding ATP-binding cassette domain-containing protein: protein MTPFRTTSIAPLLTGLGSLLAVYLLAPILVFCVWQLPETGLNLAQPRLLEALATSAAAATISAAIIAILGVPLAYVLAHARGRLAHLIGVAVQLPLALPPLISGVLLIYVVGPYTPLGRLFGGHLTDSLTGIVLAQIFVAAPFLIIAARSAFTTIDPDLTAVAATLGHGRRARFMRVALPIAAPNIRAGLLLAWLRAFGEFGATVILAYHPFSLPVYTYVQFSSTGLPATRAPVAVTLLAAFAVLLLSSRRPGRRRRPRVAMPAPVEPNAAPASRLDFDLSARLGQFKLHLAHTAASHHLAVLGPSGAGKSLTLKLLAGLMQPTAGTITANGQSLVDLPAEQRQIGYVPQHSALLPEQTVWQQINFGVDADPGVAAYWLDRLHLQDLEDRFPDELSGGQQRRVALARALVRQPRLLLLDEPFSALDTPVRDDLKRELRRLQQEVGLTTVLVTHDPEEAALLADDIMVIDAGRCLQSGPRQRIFQRPASPQVARLVGIPNRGTGTVRSIDHIAADGVELRVTPRAQATGTPVAWSLRAEQIIIDANGPYLATVIDSVDLGSRFEAIVRLGDRLELTLRGLGPGQLADGEQCRLRIPPEAIQVWPDGDA, encoded by the coding sequence ATGACCCCATTCCGCACCACGTCCATTGCGCCGTTGCTCACCGGCCTGGGCAGTCTATTGGCGGTCTATCTGCTCGCTCCGATTTTGGTCTTTTGCGTCTGGCAATTGCCCGAAACCGGGCTCAACCTCGCACAACCGCGCCTACTGGAAGCTCTGGCAACCTCAGCTGCAGCCGCCACAATCTCGGCGGCTATAATCGCCATTCTCGGCGTACCGCTGGCCTATGTTCTGGCCCACGCCCGCGGCCGCCTCGCCCATTTAATCGGCGTCGCGGTCCAACTGCCACTGGCTTTGCCACCGCTTATAAGCGGCGTTCTACTCATCTACGTTGTCGGTCCGTACACGCCACTCGGGCGGCTTTTCGGCGGCCATCTCACGGACTCGCTAACGGGCATCGTACTGGCGCAAATTTTTGTGGCGGCACCATTTTTAATAATTGCCGCACGCTCGGCCTTCACCACCATCGACCCGGATCTCACGGCCGTCGCGGCCACACTCGGTCACGGCCGGCGCGCACGTTTCATGCGCGTCGCTCTGCCGATCGCCGCACCAAACATCCGGGCGGGACTGCTGCTTGCCTGGCTACGTGCCTTTGGCGAATTCGGCGCCACCGTGATTCTCGCCTACCACCCTTTTTCGCTACCGGTCTATACCTACGTTCAGTTCAGCAGCACCGGCCTGCCGGCGACCCGCGCCCCGGTCGCCGTGACGTTACTGGCCGCGTTTGCGGTTCTCCTGCTTAGCAGTCGTCGCCCCGGTCGCCGCCGCCGACCGCGCGTGGCCATGCCAGCGCCGGTCGAACCGAACGCCGCACCCGCATCGCGCCTGGATTTCGATCTATCCGCCCGACTCGGACAGTTCAAGCTACATCTCGCCCATACCGCGGCTAGTCACCATCTGGCTGTTCTCGGCCCATCCGGTGCCGGTAAATCGCTAACGTTGAAACTGCTCGCCGGGCTGATGCAGCCAACCGCCGGCACGATTACGGCCAATGGCCAGTCGCTCGTTGACCTGCCCGCTGAACAAAGACAAATCGGCTACGTGCCGCAACATTCAGCCCTGCTGCCCGAACAAACCGTATGGCAACAGATTAATTTCGGCGTGGACGCCGACCCCGGCGTGGCTGCTTATTGGTTGGACCGACTGCATCTACAAGACCTAGAAGATCGATTTCCGGATGAGCTATCCGGCGGCCAGCAGCGGCGTGTCGCGCTGGCACGGGCGTTGGTCCGTCAACCGCGTCTGCTGCTGCTCGATGAGCCGTTTTCCGCCCTGGATACACCGGTTCGCGATGACTTAAAGCGCGAACTGCGCCGCCTGCAACAGGAGGTGGGCCTGACGACGGTGCTGGTTACCCACGATCCAGAAGAAGCCGCACTACTGGCCGACGACATCATGGTTATCGACGCCGGCCGCTGTCTCCAGTCCGGTCCACGCCAGCGGATATTCCAACGCCCGGCTTCGCCTCAAGTCGCCCGGCTTGTCGGCATTCCCAACCGCGGCACGGGCACCGTTCGCTCGATCGACCACATTGCGGCGGACGGCGTCGAACTGCGTGTCACCCCGCGCGCGCAGGCCACCGGCACGCCTGTCGCTTGGAGCCTACGCGCCGAGCAGATCATCATCGACGCCAACGGGCCTTACCTGGCCACGGTCATCGACAGCGTCGATCTGGGCAGCCGATTTGAGGCCATTGTGCGTCTAGGCGACAGGCTCGAGTTAACGCTTCGCGGATTGGGCCCTGGCCAACTGGCCGACGGCGAGCAATGCCGGCTTCGGATTCCGCCCGAGGCCATTCAAGTTTGGCCGGATGGCGATGCGTAA